A genome region from Carya illinoinensis cultivar Pawnee chromosome 2, C.illinoinensisPawnee_v1, whole genome shotgun sequence includes the following:
- the LOC122300303 gene encoding protein TRIGALACTOSYLDIACYLGLYCEROL 4, chloroplastic-like, which translates to MKKLRWAMDGSFWDLDVSTPRTLDGLARPVPGDPIPLGLSRGTRLSRAKQLHFMQRFMTAPFVPSYAAASDGFALQRVLTVPFSENWFCTLLGQFNFQKFVSSLMKESGETSTPPPAVSKSSWLELQLQSIGRHLRDKSLYALGFSSELLLTPDDTMLLSVDSHSFSHAHKKTPRKKAVLHHKFPNHNLTVEAVSPALFVDKSGNYWDVPFSMAIDLASLASDSGASYHLCLHHNAGSPTQFGDDHTTNEVPASLLPGLSLKNAFSFKQNLDIWRSKAQKLKMVQPYDMFLSTPHVSASGIIGAALTASVGDCSVRSKDQDPNCFSFEASGVKSAFLADLFASVSFTAQHGNYQRLFLDLTRFHARLDFSSGSRFLSGATRLTQDLINSRQPSLEDFQAVCPNATLSLQQQIAGPFSIRVDSGVAVDLKNRDWPLRVDEPIFAIEYALQVLGSAKGVAWYSPKRQELMLELRFFET; encoded by the exons ATGAAGAAGCTGAGATGGGCAATGGACGGAAGCTTTTGGGACCTCGACGTGTCGACGCCGAGGACCCTTGACGGGTTGGCCCGTCCTGTTCCTGGTGACCCAATTCCGCTGGGTCTATCGAGAGGCACGAGGCTCTCGAGGGCCAAGCAGCTCCACTTCATGCAGCGCTTCATGACCGCACCATTTGTCCCCTCTTACGCCGCCGCCTCCGACGGCTTCGCTCTCCAACGCGTCCTCACCGTTCCCTTCTCTGAAAACTGGTTCTGCACTTTGTTGGGTCAGTTCAATTTTCAGAAGTTCGTGTCCTCTTTGATGAAGGAGAGTGGAGAAACATCGACTCCACCACCAGCTGTCTCCAAATCCTCGTGGCTTGAATTGCAATTGCAGAGCATTGGAAGACACCTTCGCGACAAATCCTTGTATGCCCTCGGCTTCTCTTCCGAACTATTGTTAACACCCGATGATACCATGCTTCTTAGCGTAGATTCACATTCATTTTCGCATGCTCATAAGAAGACGCCTCGGAAGAAGGCAGTCCTTCATCACAAG TTTCCCAATCACAACTTGACGGTGGAAGCAGTTTCGCCAGCGCTTTTTGTTGACAAGTCTGGTAATTATTGGGATGTACCCTTTTCCATGGCCATTGATCTGGCTTCTCTCGCTTCTGACTCTGGTGCCAGCTATCATCTATGTTTGCACCATAACGCCGGTTCACCCACGCAATTCGGAGATGATCACACCACCAACGAAGTACCCGCTTCTCTCCTCCCTGGTTTATCCCTCAAAAATGCTTTTTCCTTCAAGCAGAATTTGGACATTTGGAGGAGCAAAGCTCAGAAGTTGAAAATGGTGCAACCATATGACATGTTCCTTTCAACTCCTCACGTTTCAGCATCAGGGATCATAG GTGCTGCTTTGACTGCCTCTGTTGGAGATTGCTCGGTTAGATCAAAGGATCAGGACCCCAACTGCTTCTCTTTTGAGGCATCTGGAGTAAAATCTGCCTTCCTAGCAGACCTATTTGCATCAGTATCATTTACAGCTCAGCATGGAAATTACCAACGGCTATTTTTGGATCTCACCCGGTTTCATGCCCGCTTGGACTTTTCTTCTGGTTCCCGGTTTCTTTCAGGTGCAACACGTCTAACGCAAGATCTTATTAATTCTCGACAGCCAAGTCTTGAAGATTTTCAAGCCGTTTGCCCCAATGCTACCCTTTCACTTCAGCAGCAG ATTGCTGGACCCTTCAGTATTAGAGTCGATTCAGGAGTTGCAGTTGATTTGAAGAACCGAGACTGGCCTTTACGTGTGGATGAACCTATATTTGCTATTGAGTATGCATTACAAGTCCTTGGTTCAGCAAAAGGTGTGGCATGGTATTCACCAAAGCGGCAAGAATTAATGTTAGAGCTTCGTTTTTTTGAGACATAA